cctactactcctttctatcaagatcgatagatctcatcttgatgcgtatttttcctacagtggatcaactgtcgccaacatccactacaaaggctcattgagatccatatttatatatcagtcaaactccagcagccttactacaagtagtagtaccatctcaggtcaaaggatcattcacacaactacaatatCGAGACAATTACTGACGAtcaaatagaaatccaagtgatctcttgtatggtcacgctcagtaccagttattttctaacaactacccacactcgtcgtccagtatctctacactgagATCAGAGACtaatctatcccgaaagaagcgatctgtgtgTCGGTCTATACGGATCAACCACAatcctcataatgatactatgattggaAGTATTTAggtattaaatatatgtctctaattctcaactctttgagaatatatatcgaaagttaattttatgaacgattcaaggacacattatatttgaatgaaaaataaacttatcattttagtgatcaaattaatatattaaatataaaattatgttctaaatttattacaatatgtcgtcATATTTATTTCTAGAAAATGCATCTAACACCTCTGATACTATAGGGTCATTATAAGTTTTCTTTTTATTCTTGGGTAAGTAATCGGGGATATTTGCTCGTAGAGATTCATAGACttcactaataatttttgtggTTCATTATGGATGTTGCTTCAAATACTGAAAATATTTGTTGGAGGATCTTATAGAAAAATTGGGACCCGACTTCtgttcatgaaaaaataaattcggtgacggatgaaaaaaaaaaaatttagaagccaAAAATAGTCACTTGAGCTAAGATGGAACAGCCGTACTTGAGCTAAGATGGAACAGCCATACGGTCCACGATGGAACCAAGAGGTACGCACTCTGACACGCATTCTCGGCTCGAGTCGTCGACGCACGCCTTATCCGTGCGTGCGCGCCCTCTCACTCTCTCTCCCTCCATACACGCCCCATCCACTCCGTCCGCCCATTCACCATCTCAATCCCAGATTGTTAAGTACTCCGTTTCCAGCCCTCCGCCCCGCCAGTCTCCCACCCCTTTTCATTACATTAAACAGCTCGACccaccttttatttatttatttcgccAGCGTCCAACGTACATGCTTAGATTTAATCATTTTGGATCGACAATAGATGAATAAGGAGGCCGTCACTATTATATAATTACATAGATAAGGATTTATCATAGGTATAGAACACCTCTCCTCACTTTCCGCTCCTTCCTCTCATACTGTCCAACCCAAGACTCTAGGGGATATGGACTTAGAAACTTTTCAATCTCatttctccttcctcttcttttccttcaCTTCTATATTTCTGGTCTTTACTCTTTCACTTCAGCTTCTAAGGTCCCGGCCATGGTGGTGCAATTGCTCCGTCTGCGAGGCGTATGTGACGTCGTCGTGGACCGCCGACTTCGATAACCTTTGCGACTGGTATGCCCACCTCCTCCAGCAATCGCCGACACGCACTATTCACATCCATGTGCTCTGCAATATCATCACGGTCAATCCCGACAACGTCGAGCACATGCTTAAAACCCGATTCGATAATTATCCAAAGGGGAAGCCCTTCTCTTCGATCCTCGGCGACTTCCTCGGCCGCGGCATCTTCAACGTCGACGGCGACGTCTGGCGCTTCCAGCGCAAAATCGCAACCATCGAGCTCGGCTCCACATCCGTCCGGTCCTTTTCCTGCCGCATCGTCTCCTGCGAGAGCCGCCGCCGCCTGCTCCCTCTGCTCGTCTCCGTCGCTGACACCGTTCAGGTTCTCGACTTCCAGGACGTGTTCCGGCGATTCTCGTTCGACAACATATGCAAGATTTCCTTCGGGCTCGATCCGGGCTGCCTTAAGCTCTCGCTGCCCATGTCAGAGTTCGCGGCAGCCTTCGACACGGCCTCCAGGCTGTCGGCGTTGCGGGCCGCCGCAGCAGCGCCTGTTGTATGGAAGGCCAAGCGGCTTTTGAACTGGGGTTCAGAGAGGGAGCTCCGGCGGGCGATCCGTCTCGTCAACCTCCTAGCCGATGAGGTCATCCGCCAGAGAAGGAAGTTTGGCTTCTCGTCTTCCCATGACCTCCTCTCCCGCTTCATGGCCTCCATCGACGACGAGTGGTACCTCCGTGACATTGTCATCAGCTTCATGCTCGCGGGCCGCGACACAGTGGCTTCTGCCTTAACGAGCTTTTTCATGCTCCTGTCGCGGCACACGGCCGTCCAGGCGAACATTCGCAGAGAGATCAAGCTGGTAACCAGGAGCGGCGGGGACGGCTGCGGTGCGTCGGTCGCGAGCTACGATATCacacctccgatccgagattgtgaatcgagggtcatgacaaccgccgcatacttataaaatacttttttcataagcatgcaaggcatctcatcatgatatcttcacaaatagttaaataaatttttctttattcaataatcaaatcttggttcaaataacaaatcaaaactaagtgttcaaaagaaagtaactgtctgacaaagtcaatactaaaaacaaaactaaaggtcttaaaTCAAATCTGAgagaatcctaaatcaatgagttaactccatctttaatcgctctcccaaccgaaaacccgcatcatgctaatttttcggatctgtaagaaaaacataaaacttatcatgagctaaatagcccagtaagcagtgtatacctttaactgaataatcaagcaaataatactatgcataacaattcaatatgtaatttcattaaatcatatttattctgtcaatcatatttagaagtcaattcatcataatttccaattatgcttttcttcttaatttcttcaatttcttaaattcttcttaccaaccatgactatgaccacattatccctgtggcaagatataataccgcgtatctgcttgcggtgggctgcgaatcatctggcagccaagtcctttggaaccgctggtctaactggcggttttgtcgctggtctatctggcgatatgtcgctggtcttactggcgacgtaaatcctcaggacagtcaattgccaacgtatatgcccccattggcggggtcctcaacacagtcaggttgtcaatttcatattgtcttccaattcatatattattttcaggaataataaaattaattgatattcgagtcaaatcaattataatattctttgagatcatatattatcataataattgctcaacaaataacatcattcaataaataattttctataattaactttcatcataaataattccaataattatttcaataaataatttcaatcacaatcatgcataaatttatttaattcataatttaccagataaattcagtaaaagtaatcactacttacctcaaaagaaagtccaaactaaaaattctagggatctcgaaaatccttctcagaacctgatacgccaaatatcatattttaaatcaaattttcatcaaattaaaaataactaaattattaaaatctaatatctccactaggatcaattcgtcgacagcatcctgattttcgaattaacccatggacaccctaattttatttttatttttattgctaattttttttttaaataataaattaattccataaatcctatgatctagagagagaaagagagagagagagagagagagagagcaaagagagtttctctctctcagcccctttttttttctttttctttttcttctttttctttttcttctttttcttttctttttcttcttttcttctttttcttcttttcttctttttttttcttcttcttcttcccgcgccggaacagaggactcttgtgcTCAGGCCtcaatcggccgttcgggccatggttgccacggcggaggccgacggccgacgggccatctcccccgatcacggaggaaacagggccggcggtcaattccgatcgccggcgccggagatttcaaggaaaagagactcaaaaacagagtctctttcccgtCGGTAGATCGACGAcattcgtcgccggcagccatgcacaggagcatgggaggaaggagaagaaagagaggaggaagagaggaagttACCTCAACCTCTTGGGatctcgtcggagagaaaacacggcgagaacccaactgtgcccacggctcttcttcgggaaaatcggagagaaaaagaggggaaaagagtcgatggatcgattctaaagagagggggtcttcttataggaactcctaggactccgaggggtcttaggagttcgattcttgctcggatttagccggagaaggagactccgatcgggtgtcttcttcccggttctgaatttctctgttttctgtttttttttttttttccgttttgggctttgtgggctgtaatggatttgggctataacattcttcacccctaaaaagaaatttcgtcctcaaaattttttcatacctgtagtctcgaagagctggggatatttttgcttcatttcttcctctagctcccaagtagcttctctttctgaatgtcgactccactgtaccttgacataaggaatgttgcaacgtctcagcacctgttctttatgGTCTATgatccgtatcgggtattcttcatatgttagatccttcctggcttgtactggttcaagttccacgatgtgacttggatctggtaaatatttttttaacatagaaacatgaaaaacattatgtactcctgcaagtgaagggggtaaggcaagtcgataagccgcctcaccaattctttccaaaatctcaaacggacccacatatctgggattcaatttgccacgaatgccaaatcttgagattccttttgaaggagatactttgagaaacacatggtcaccgacttgaaattctaatttccgtctcctgttgtctgcataacatttctgtctgctttgtgctgcccgaagtcgttctttaattaattgaatcttctcgactgcttgttg
The DNA window shown above is from Elaeis guineensis isolate ETL-2024a chromosome 8, EG11, whole genome shotgun sequence and carries:
- the LOC105036146 gene encoding cytochrome P450 94C1-like, whose product is MDLETFQSHFSFLFFSFTSIFLVFTLSLQLLRSRPWWCNCSVCEAYVTSSWTADFDNLCDWYAHLLQQSPTRTIHIHVLCNIITVNPDNVEHMLKTRFDNYPKGKPFSSILGDFLGRGIFNVDGDVWRFQRKIATIELGSTSVRSFSCRIVSCESRRRLLPLLVSVADTVQVLDFQDVFRRFSFDNICKISFGLDPGCLKLSLPMSEFAAAFDTASRLSALRAAAAAPVVWKAKRLLNWGSERELRRAIRLVNLLADEVIRQRRKFGFSSSHDLLSRFMASIDDEWYLRDIVISFMLAGRDTVASALTSFFMLLSRHTAVQANIRREIKLVTRSGGDGCGASAGGASYEQLKEMHYVQAALYESMRLYPPVQFDSKFCVDDDVLPDGTFVSTGTRVTYHAYAMGRMEELWGSDCREFRPERWLRNGMFTCENPFRYPVFQGGLRKCLGKEMALMEMKSVIVAVVQGFDVDMIDGNRPPKFSPGLTASIGGGLPVRVRRRKQKEGSTASPPELRKAVD